The following proteins are encoded in a genomic region of Nitrospira sp.:
- the aroF gene encoding 3-deoxy-7-phosphoheptulonate synthase, giving the protein MIIVLKPEASESEVDHIIDRLRDLGLKSQISTGQERTIIGVIGDDRILHNQPLTALPGVESVLPILAPWKLVSREFKKEATIIDVSGVKIGAKKLAIMAGPCAVERLELTVGIAHEVKASGATILRGGAYKPRTSPYSFQGLGREGLDYLVEARKQTGLPVVSEILDTRDIELFLEKADIIQIGARNMQNFELLKEVGAYDKPVLLKRGLSATIKEFLLSAEYIMSRGNQNVMLCERGIRTFETQYRNTLDLAAIPTLKELSHLPVIVDPSHATGKWDLVAPMSKAAVAAGADGLLIEVHSNPECALCDGEESIKPSKFKALMTDLRNIAKAVGREL; this is encoded by the coding sequence ATGATTATCGTGTTGAAGCCGGAAGCGTCGGAAAGCGAAGTTGACCATATTATCGACCGATTGAGAGATCTAGGCTTGAAATCGCAGATATCCACCGGGCAAGAGCGTACCATTATCGGCGTCATCGGAGACGACCGCATCCTGCACAATCAGCCCTTGACGGCGCTTCCCGGCGTGGAAAGTGTCCTGCCGATCCTTGCGCCCTGGAAACTGGTCAGTCGTGAGTTTAAAAAGGAAGCCACCATCATCGACGTCAGCGGTGTTAAGATCGGGGCCAAAAAACTGGCCATCATGGCGGGACCCTGCGCGGTCGAGCGACTTGAGCTTACGGTGGGGATTGCACATGAAGTGAAGGCTTCCGGGGCCACGATTCTTCGTGGAGGGGCCTATAAGCCCAGAACGTCGCCTTATTCCTTTCAAGGGTTGGGCCGTGAGGGGTTGGATTACTTAGTCGAAGCAAGAAAACAAACCGGGTTGCCGGTTGTCAGTGAGATCTTGGACACGAGGGACATCGAACTCTTTCTCGAAAAGGCGGACATCATTCAGATCGGCGCTCGGAACATGCAGAACTTCGAACTCCTCAAGGAGGTCGGCGCGTACGACAAGCCGGTACTCCTGAAACGGGGCCTGTCGGCGACGATCAAAGAGTTTCTTCTGTCGGCCGAGTACATCATGTCACGCGGCAACCAGAACGTCATGCTGTGCGAGCGGGGCATTCGCACGTTCGAAACTCAATATCGGAATACACTGGATCTCGCGGCCATTCCCACGTTGAAAGAGCTCTCGCATCTGCCGGTTATCGTTGATCCCAGTCATGCCACCGGGAAGTGGGATCTTGTCGCTCCGATGTCAAAGGCTGCAGTGGCAGCCGGGGCCGACGGCCTGCTCATCGAAGTTCATTCGAACCCAGAATGCGCACTGTGTGACGGTGAAGAGTCCATCAAGCCCTCGAAGTTCAAAGCCTTGATGACTGATCTCAGAAATATCGCGAAGGCCGTAGGCAGAGAGCTGTAA
- the hisC gene encoding histidinol-phosphate transaminase → MALQVHPDIRSLSPYVPGKPIDELQRELGLTRVIKLASNENPLGPSPKALAALSGAQDMLHRYPDGGAYRLRQAIADRWKVAREQVILGNGSDEILGLLARTFLTPGDEAIMADHTFVIYKMEVTAVHGKPVVVPLVNWTHDLESMLRVVAPRTRLLFLCNPNNPTGTMVSAEAVDRLMAKVPEDVIVVFDEAYFEYVRNPRFPDAMAYVKQGRNAIVLRTFSKIYGLAGLRVGYGISTLEIIDLLNRVRPPFNANSLAQRAALAALEDDEHVAKSRTINVAGMEQLERGLGALGITSVPSETNFLYFDAKQNGRLVFEALLREGIIVRHIDGTMLRVTIGQPDENAAFLQALEKVLHGESEEPARKL, encoded by the coding sequence ATGGCGCTACAGGTTCATCCAGATATCCGATCGCTCAGTCCGTACGTCCCGGGTAAACCGATCGATGAATTACAGCGAGAGCTTGGCCTCACCCGGGTCATCAAGCTTGCCTCCAACGAAAATCCACTCGGGCCTTCACCGAAAGCATTGGCAGCGTTGAGCGGGGCGCAGGATATGCTGCATCGATATCCGGACGGGGGTGCCTATCGACTTCGACAAGCGATTGCCGATCGTTGGAAGGTGGCAAGAGAGCAAGTCATTCTAGGTAACGGGTCCGATGAGATCCTTGGCTTGTTGGCTAGGACGTTCTTGACTCCGGGTGATGAAGCCATCATGGCCGATCACACGTTTGTCATCTATAAAATGGAGGTTACTGCCGTCCACGGCAAGCCGGTGGTCGTACCACTGGTCAACTGGACGCACGACCTCGAGTCAATGCTACGTGTCGTGGCACCTCGAACCAGATTGCTCTTTCTCTGCAATCCAAATAATCCGACAGGGACCATGGTATCCGCGGAAGCGGTCGATCGGCTCATGGCAAAAGTGCCGGAAGATGTCATCGTCGTGTTTGACGAAGCGTACTTTGAGTATGTCCGCAATCCTCGATTTCCCGATGCGATGGCCTACGTGAAACAGGGGCGGAACGCGATCGTGTTAAGAACATTCTCCAAAATCTATGGGTTAGCGGGATTGCGCGTCGGGTATGGTATCAGCACGTTGGAGATCATCGACCTTCTTAATAGAGTTCGCCCTCCATTCAATGCCAACAGTCTCGCCCAGAGAGCCGCGCTGGCTGCGTTGGAAGATGACGAACATGTGGCCAAGAGCCGGACGATTAACGTGGCTGGGATGGAACAGCTGGAACGGGGGTTGGGTGCGCTGGGCATCACTTCGGTCCCGAGCGAGACAAATTTTCTTTATTTTGATGCAAAGCAGAATGGGCGACTGGTGTTCGAAGCATTGCTGCGAGAGGGCATTATTGTGCGCCATATCGATGGAACCATGCTTCGTGTCACCATCGGTCAGCCCGACGAAAATGCCGCCTTTCTCCAAGCCCTTGAGAAAGTCTTGCATGGAGAAAGTGAAGAACCAGCGAGGAAATTATGA
- the pheA gene encoding prephenate dehydratase yields the protein MPRDMFEHRKEIDRIDDEIVRLLNERSKSVIEIGKLKKEKDPAANFHTAGREAEITERLTKLNTGPFPSDAIRSVYREIMSASLSLEAPQKVAYLGPRATFTHMACMQKFGSSVQYMAVHSIKEVFSEVERGRANFGVVPIENTTEGVVNHTLDMFIDSNLTIYGEVLQEVSHHLLSKSGLIEDVKKIYSHPHALAQCRNWLEANLPHVPAVEVASTARAAELCIDEPASTAIASELAGQLYGLKVIKARIEDNLNNFTRFLILSQKPSERTGKDKTSLMFSVKDKVGALYDLLRPFASHGINMTKIESRPSQRKAWEYIFFVDVEGHINEERVNRAVEEVKGRCLFMKILGSYPIHS from the coding sequence ATGCCAAGAGATATGTTTGAACATCGCAAAGAAATCGACAGGATCGATGACGAAATCGTTCGGCTTCTCAATGAGCGATCGAAGAGTGTCATCGAAATCGGCAAACTTAAGAAAGAAAAGGATCCAGCAGCCAACTTCCATACTGCGGGCCGAGAAGCGGAAATTACCGAACGATTAACGAAGCTCAACACGGGCCCTTTCCCCAGCGACGCCATCCGATCGGTGTATCGTGAAATCATGTCGGCTTCCTTGTCGCTGGAGGCGCCGCAGAAGGTGGCGTATCTGGGACCGCGGGCGACCTTTACCCACATGGCTTGCATGCAGAAGTTCGGTTCGTCGGTCCAATATATGGCCGTTCATAGTATTAAAGAGGTGTTCAGCGAAGTTGAGCGAGGTCGAGCCAATTTCGGCGTGGTGCCGATTGAAAACACCACGGAGGGTGTGGTGAATCACACTCTCGACATGTTTATCGATTCCAATTTGACGATCTATGGGGAGGTCCTTCAGGAGGTCTCACATCACCTCCTCTCAAAATCCGGACTCATCGAGGATGTGAAGAAAATCTATTCTCATCCCCATGCCCTTGCGCAATGCCGGAACTGGTTGGAGGCCAATCTTCCGCATGTGCCGGCGGTTGAAGTCGCCAGTACCGCTCGGGCAGCCGAACTGTGTATCGATGAACCAGCCTCGACTGCCATTGCGTCGGAATTAGCCGGCCAACTGTACGGGCTCAAAGTCATTAAGGCCCGCATCGAAGATAACCTCAACAACTTTACTCGCTTCCTGATTCTGTCGCAGAAGCCGTCGGAGCGAACGGGGAAAGATAAAACGTCGTTAATGTTCTCGGTCAAGGATAAAGTCGGTGCCCTGTATGACCTCCTCCGCCCATTTGCTTCTCACGGAATCAACATGACCAAGATCGAATCTCGTCCCTCCCAGCGAAAGGCTTGGGAGTATATTTTTTTCGTGGATGTCGAAGGCCATATCAATGAGGAACGCGTCAATAGAGCGGTGGAAGAAGTAAAGGGACGCTGTCTCTTCATGAAGATTTTGGGTTCCTACCCAATCCATAGCTGA
- the ruvB gene encoding Holliday junction branch migration DNA helicase RuvB → MTERFVTNRATDEERGQENALRPQTLDEYVGQDKMKESLRICIEAAKQREEALDHAIFYGPPGLGKTTIAHIIAREMGAALRSTSGLVLAHAGDVAAILTNLQEHDVLFIDEIHRLPASVEEALYPAMEDFQLDLVIGQGPAARTVKLDLPPFTLVGATTRAGSLTSPLRDRFGLVYRLEFYGASELEAIVTRSARVLGIGIDRAGAEEISRRARGTPRIVNRLIKRIRDYAQIKADGYITERVAKEGLAWVGIDEAGFDEMDRKILITIIEKFNGGPVGVESLAAAVQEDKGTIEDVYEPYLIQAGFLDRTGRGRQVTRLAYDHFKRPSPLLM, encoded by the coding sequence ATGACTGAACGGTTCGTAACCAATCGTGCTACGGACGAAGAGCGGGGTCAGGAGAATGCTCTTCGACCTCAGACGCTCGATGAATACGTCGGCCAAGACAAAATGAAGGAATCGCTTCGAATTTGTATCGAAGCGGCTAAGCAGCGGGAAGAGGCACTCGACCATGCCATCTTCTACGGACCGCCCGGTCTCGGAAAGACGACGATTGCCCACATTATCGCCAGGGAGATGGGCGCGGCATTGCGGTCGACGTCAGGGTTGGTCTTAGCCCATGCTGGCGATGTGGCGGCGATTCTGACCAACCTTCAGGAACATGATGTGCTCTTTATCGATGAGATTCACCGCCTGCCCGCGTCCGTTGAGGAAGCGCTGTATCCAGCCATGGAGGATTTTCAGCTGGACCTGGTGATTGGACAGGGGCCTGCCGCGAGAACAGTCAAGCTTGATTTGCCGCCTTTCACGCTTGTGGGGGCGACGACCAGGGCCGGCTCTCTGACGTCCCCGCTGCGGGACCGATTCGGCTTAGTTTATCGGCTGGAGTTCTATGGGGCGTCCGAGCTGGAAGCGATTGTGACGCGCTCGGCCAGGGTCTTAGGTATTGGGATTGATCGGGCGGGTGCCGAGGAAATCTCGCGTCGAGCGCGCGGAACACCGCGGATAGTGAATCGGCTGATTAAGAGGATCAGGGACTATGCCCAAATCAAGGCTGATGGGTATATCACCGAACGGGTGGCTAAGGAAGGATTAGCTTGGGTTGGGATCGATGAGGCAGGCTTTGACGAGATGGACCGCAAAATTCTGATCACCATCATCGAGAAGTTCAATGGGGGACCCGTCGGTGTGGAGTCCTTGGCTGCCGCAGTCCAGGAAGACAAGGGCACAATCGAGGATGTGTATGAGCCCTACCTAATCCAAGCCGGTTTCCTTGATCGTACCGGTCGTGGCCGGCAAGTGACTCGTTTGGCGTACGATCACTTTAAACGGCCTTCTCCCTTGCTGATGTGA
- the ruvA gene encoding Holliday junction branch migration protein RuvA — MIAFLTGRLAFKAPTHLTLDVQGVGYEVHIPLSTYYALPNLDEITALNIHTHLREDAIQLFGFLSHSEKESFLLLTSVSGIGPKLALSVLSSLSVTDLVHAIQSEDVEKLATVPGIGKKSAGRIALELKDKVDKIQGVRPQVAAPDAPELDGLYEDALSALVNLGYRSQDVKEALKRVTKAATGSLALKDLIRKGLKELARG, encoded by the coding sequence ATGATCGCCTTTCTCACGGGGCGGTTGGCGTTCAAGGCTCCTACCCACCTCACGCTCGATGTGCAAGGGGTCGGGTACGAGGTTCATATTCCACTCAGCACCTATTACGCCCTTCCGAACCTTGACGAAATCACCGCACTGAATATTCATACGCATCTCAGGGAAGATGCAATTCAGCTGTTCGGCTTTCTCTCGCACAGCGAGAAGGAGTCGTTTTTGTTGTTGACGAGCGTGTCGGGCATTGGTCCAAAGCTGGCCCTCAGCGTGCTTTCGAGCCTGTCGGTCACGGATCTTGTTCATGCGATCCAGTCTGAGGATGTCGAAAAGCTTGCCACCGTTCCGGGGATCGGGAAGAAATCGGCGGGGCGTATTGCGCTTGAACTGAAAGATAAGGTGGACAAAATCCAGGGTGTTCGTCCCCAAGTCGCTGCTCCTGACGCACCCGAGTTGGATGGCCTGTACGAGGATGCACTCTCCGCTCTGGTAAACTTGGGTTATCGTTCCCAGGATGTCAAGGAAGCCTTGAAGCGGGTGACAAAGGCGGCGACAGGATCGTTGGCGTTGAAAGATCTCATCCGCAAAGGGCTCAAGGAGCTAGCAAGGGGGTAA
- a CDS encoding YebC/PmpR family DNA-binding transcriptional regulator — MGGHSHWATIKRHKGAQDAKRGKIFTRIIRELTIAARSGGDPDGNPRLRLAIAKAKEANMPGDTMKKAVQRGTGELPGVTYEEFSLEGYGPGGTALLLEITSDNRNRTVAEIRSLLTKNHGNMSEAGAVAWQFHKKGLVAIEKGKVDEDTLLSLALDAGAEDVKTSEKSIEVITGPHEFEAVKKALADAKIETTLAEITYLPQNTIRLEEKSAEQMLKLMEVLDEHDDVQKVHANFDIPDEVMEKVAATATG, encoded by the coding sequence ATGGGTGGACATAGTCACTGGGCCACGATCAAACGGCACAAGGGAGCCCAGGACGCGAAGCGTGGAAAGATCTTCACGCGAATCATCCGGGAGCTTACCATTGCGGCTCGGTCCGGTGGTGACCCCGACGGGAATCCCCGGCTGCGTCTGGCGATTGCCAAGGCCAAGGAAGCCAATATGCCTGGCGACACCATGAAGAAAGCCGTCCAGCGTGGGACCGGTGAACTACCTGGTGTGACCTATGAGGAATTTTCTTTAGAGGGATATGGGCCTGGCGGGACGGCACTCCTGCTGGAAATCACCAGCGACAACCGGAATCGGACAGTTGCGGAGATTCGCAGTCTCCTGACGAAAAATCACGGCAATATGTCGGAAGCGGGCGCCGTCGCCTGGCAGTTCCATAAGAAGGGGCTCGTTGCGATTGAGAAGGGGAAGGTTGATGAGGATACGCTTCTTTCATTGGCGTTGGATGCCGGAGCCGAGGATGTCAAGACGAGTGAGAAATCCATCGAGGTCATCACCGGCCCTCATGAGTTTGAAGCCGTGAAAAAGGCGCTGGCGGACGCCAAGATCGAAACGACGCTTGCGGAAATTACGTATCTACCTCAGAATACCATCAGGTTGGAAGAGAAGTCTGCCGAGCAAATGTTGAAATTGATGGAAGTTTTGGACGAACATGATGACGTCCAGAAGGTCCACGCAAACTTCGATATTCCAGATGAGGTTATGGAGAAAGTCGCTGCGACTGCGACGGGATAA
- a CDS encoding PCP reductase family protein, with the protein MKFVCLNCETYMNFEKVEKPGEASLGVFFGCPSCGAKFSMITNPGETQMVSSLGVKLGGRTVAAEPFEMTRGTLKDEALAGAGQMGAYLNEKIQAGEPVAASASPAKAGEKTSGCPFSAMVAEMGLTAGGKPGNGTNAGSSEFTWTVDAKEKLDRLPAFVKPMVQSSVEAYARKNGFKTITLQVMDDSKNDSPNGMTWSREAEQRLDNIPDFIRPMARKEIERLAKERGVSTITAQVMDEAKDKFMKFM; encoded by the coding sequence ATGAAATTTGTTTGCCTCAACTGCGAAACCTACATGAACTTTGAGAAAGTGGAGAAGCCCGGCGAAGCATCGCTCGGGGTGTTTTTTGGCTGTCCATCCTGCGGAGCGAAGTTCTCCATGATTACCAATCCAGGAGAAACGCAGATGGTCAGTTCGTTGGGCGTGAAATTGGGTGGACGGACTGTTGCAGCTGAACCGTTCGAAATGACTCGGGGGACGTTGAAAGATGAAGCATTGGCCGGCGCAGGCCAGATGGGGGCCTACCTCAACGAGAAGATTCAGGCCGGGGAACCTGTCGCCGCATCGGCATCTCCAGCCAAAGCCGGAGAAAAAACGAGCGGCTGTCCGTTCTCGGCGATGGTAGCCGAGATGGGACTGACGGCCGGCGGCAAGCCGGGGAACGGCACGAACGCAGGGTCCTCCGAGTTCACCTGGACTGTCGATGCCAAGGAGAAGCTTGACCGGCTTCCCGCCTTCGTGAAACCGATGGTCCAGAGCAGTGTGGAAGCTTATGCGCGCAAGAATGGATTCAAAACCATCACATTGCAAGTCATGGATGATTCGAAGAACGATTCGCCGAACGGTATGACCTGGTCACGGGAGGCTGAACAACGGCTCGACAATATCCCAGACTTCATCCGTCCCATGGCGCGAAAAGAAATCGAGCGGTTGGCAAAGGAACGTGGGGTGTCGACCATCACCGCTCAAGTGATGGACGAGGCGAAGGACAAGTTCATGAAGTTCATGTAG
- a CDS encoding Mrp/NBP35 family ATP-binding protein, which produces MASEKDLKAILGKLKYSDDAKVIQQMTEQTEQVRARMAGIKHKLVVMSGKGGVGKSMTTVNLALAFARQGATVGLLDVDLNGPCVPRMLGLHGQSLTMTSEGAIPPVGPLGVKVASMDFFLDEASPVRWKGPMDVSPVWLGLMEMNVIREFLADAVWGELDFLLADLPPGAAADKPPVIAGFIPDLAGAIVVTTPSEVASDVVQKSVTYARDMGVKVLGIVENMSEYRCPSCGELNQLFEGNTEAMCEVLDLPLLGRIPFDRTLARTFDKGAPLLDETYPTIQRYQEIAGRIRTLLDYKKVLAEKL; this is translated from the coding sequence ATGGCGTCTGAAAAGGATCTGAAAGCCATCCTTGGGAAATTGAAGTATTCGGACGATGCAAAGGTCATTCAACAGATGACCGAGCAGACTGAGCAGGTCCGTGCACGGATGGCCGGTATCAAGCACAAGCTTGTGGTCATGAGCGGGAAGGGCGGTGTCGGGAAAAGCATGACCACCGTGAATCTCGCACTGGCCTTCGCCCGTCAAGGCGCCACAGTGGGCTTGCTCGATGTGGACCTGAACGGTCCCTGTGTGCCGCGCATGCTGGGGCTTCATGGCCAATCATTGACCATGACGTCAGAAGGAGCCATTCCTCCTGTGGGACCTCTCGGAGTCAAGGTTGCTTCAATGGATTTCTTCTTGGACGAGGCCTCCCCCGTCCGGTGGAAAGGGCCGATGGATGTCAGCCCTGTCTGGCTCGGGCTTATGGAAATGAACGTGATCCGAGAATTTCTGGCCGATGCCGTCTGGGGTGAACTGGACTTTTTGCTCGCTGATTTGCCTCCGGGTGCTGCAGCAGACAAGCCTCCGGTCATCGCGGGGTTCATTCCCGACTTGGCCGGCGCAATTGTGGTGACGACACCCTCAGAGGTCGCCTCCGATGTCGTGCAGAAGTCCGTGACCTATGCGCGCGATATGGGCGTCAAAGTGCTGGGGATCGTCGAAAACATGAGTGAGTATCGATGTCCGTCTTGCGGCGAATTGAACCAGCTGTTCGAGGGCAATACCGAAGCCATGTGCGAGGTGCTCGATCTCCCGCTCCTCGGGCGGATTCCATTTGATCGCACACTCGCCCGCACGTTCGATAAGGGAGCCCCTTTGCTCGACGAGACCTATCCCACGATTCAACGGTACCAGGAAATTGCCGGTCGCATCAGGACGTTGCTGGACTACAAGAAGGTGTTGGCAGAGAAACTGTGA